A window of Deltaproteobacteria bacterium genomic DNA:
TCAGTTATCGTACAAATAAATAGTTCACTTATTGTCGTTACGACTATTAGAAAGTTTGAGCACAATATAACGAAAATAACGAACTATAAACTATTTTCATTTAGCGGGCCCAAAATCTGCAAAAAGTAGAATCTTACATCCTAATGTCGATTTTTACGACAGATATCGCTTAAATTTCCTAATTTTCGAAATTTTGTAGAGTACCTACATTTAATTTAATTATGCAACAAACTACCCCGTCCTTATTAATTAAAAGGAGATATCATGGGACTTTTTCTAATATTTGCGCTTGCTGCATTGCTATTAGCTGCCATGCCTACTTGGTCTTACAGCCGACGGTGGAGTTACTATCCTAGTGGTGGGATAACCTTGGCTCTATTAGTTGTTGTCGTTTTGGTACTTACCGGTAAAATACACATCTAAGAGATCAAGTAGAAAACGTTAGAAAATGACTTGCTTATAATGATCGCGAGCAGGCACTGTAAATGGTTTAAGCGCGCATGTTTTGGTAGCGGCAAAGTTCGGTATTATACGTAGCTATGGCAATGCACATCATTCTATGGCGCTCAGTGCTTCGAAACCGGCGATGACGTCGAATAATTCCTCGTCGATTCTGCTCTGACGCAAACGATGAAATGTCCCGTTGAGGTTTTCGAGCAACTCTTCAATGTTCTTATCGGCGCGTTGCATAGCCGCCAAACGGCTAGCGTTCTCGCTTGTAAGAGATGCGACACATGCACGAAAGAGCACGCTAAATCCGGCACCATCGAACCCGATGCTCCTTGGATCCCCTGAGATCCTTGACTTTCAACGAAGTGACAAGTACATGTACCTCAATAATGAAATGTTTCTTAAACGATGGCGAACCAACATATTTGTTGGTTGATAGGTTCTTTTAAGTCCTGCGCTGGGTTATGAAGCTCGATACAAGCAGTGCATGTCACGTCGCTTTTTTGGACAGAATACAACGAAACTATCTAATAAAAGAATCGTCAAATATAGCATAATTAAATAGTGCGTTGGTATTTTCGCAAGAAAGGCCAAACACATGGCTAGCTCACGCTCTCAAATTGTCGCTCTAGATAGTTACATGGTAGAAATCAATCGCTACCCTTTGCTCACACGTGAAGAAGAAACAGCCCTTGCTGAGTGCTACCATCAGACGGGAGATATTAAAGCCGCCCACCGGCTTATCGTTGCAAATCTGCGCTTTGTTGTGAAGATCTGCCATGAATACAGCGGTTACGGCATTAGCTTAATTGACCTCGTACAAGAAGGGAGCATTGGACTGTTGCATGCGGTGAGCAAGTTTGACCCGAGCAAAGGGTTTCGCCTTATTTCTTATGCTGTCTGGTGGATCCGCGCTTTTATTAAGGATTTCATCCAGCATTCATGGTCACTCGTTAAGCTAGGCACCACACAGGCACAGCGGAAGTTATTCTTCAAATTACGCTTTGCGCGTGTGAGGGCAGATCATGATACAGGGTCCAATGCGTTGGCGAGCACCAACATGCTGGCTAAAGAGTTTAATATTAATGAGCGCGAAATCGTTAGCATGGAAGAGCGACTGACAAAACGGGATTCATCGCTCAACACTACTATTCAGACCGGATTAAATCTAACGCACCTGGATGTGCTTCCCGCCGTCGGCGATTCACCAGAAGAGCAGGTGTCCAAGAAAGAGGAGCACCAGCTTTTTTACAACACGGCTTATCGGATCATCGGTATGCTTGATGATAGAGAACGCTACATTTTCGAGCGGCGGTTGATGACGACAGAGAAGCCCAAGACGCTGCACGAAATCGGTGTACACTTTAAAATATCACGCGAGCGGGTGCGGCAGATTGAGGGAACTATCCGCGTAAAGCTACATAAAGCCATCAGTAACGAGAGCACATCTAACCATCTATCTTTTGTTACCAGCGAGCATCCCCATTATGAAAGAGATTGATTGATGCAAATCCTTTATCTAATCAACCCTTCGAATCCATTGGTTTCAATTATTAATGTTAAAGCAAGTCGGTGGAATCGCTACCGCGTGTGGAAGCCACTAGGTCTTATGGTTATCGCTGCTCTAACACCAAAAGATTGGAAAGTGACCATTATCGATGAAAATCTAGGAGTACCTGAGTATTCAAAATTACCAAGGCCTGATCTGGTAGGCATAACCGCTTTTACTTCCCAAGCTGAACGAGCCTATGCGTTAGCCACACGTTTTCGTAATGACGGTGTCCCCGTAGTCATCGGTGGTATTCATGCAACAATGTGTTCTAATGAGGCGACGCTTTATGCTGATGCCGTAGTAAAAGGTGAGGCAGAGAATGTTTGGCAACAAGTACTCAATGACGTACGTTCTAAACAATTACAACCAATATACGAAGGTGGTTTTGCCGAAATGGCTAACATGCCACAAGCTCGACACGATTTGCTGGCAAACAAGTATGCTTTTGGATCCGTTCAGACAACGCGTGGATGTCCTTTGCATTGTAGTTTTTGCAGCGTAACTGCCTTCAATGGAGCGCGCTTTCGCCAACGTCCGATCAACGATGTAATACAGGAACTAAAGTCGCTTTCAGAAAACCTAGTATTGATCGTCGATGACAACCTTATAGGCACCAGCCACGAGCACCAAGAGCGTGCCAAGGATCTCTTTCGCGCCATGATCGCAGTAAAGCTCAAAAAGAGTTGGGTAGCTCAAACAACAATCAATGTCGCCAATGACGAAGAGCTTTTGAGCCTTGCAGCTACAGCAGGTTGCAAAGGACTGTTCATCGGTTTCGAATCTGTGCAACCAGATACGTCAAAAGAAATTAATGCTAAAAATAATTTGTGTCGTTGTCGCGATCTTAATTATGCCGTTCGTCGCATACAAAACCACGGTATCCTAGTGGCGGGCTCGTTCATTATAGGTTTCGAAAGCGATAGGCCTGGTATCGGAAAACTCATTGCCGATACAGCTGACCGCTACGGTGTTGATTTTGTCAACGTACTTTTTCTAACACCATTACCTGGAACTAAGCTGTGGGATGAGATGACCTCAACAAACCAGGTGACTTTCAATCAGTTTCCTAGGGACTGGAGCTACTTCACCCTTACCTATCCAGTTGCCCGTTTTGTTGGGCTAACATCTCGGCAGGCGGTGGATGAAATGGTTGCCTGCTCAAAGCGGTTCTACTCAACACCAAGGATGCTACGCAGATTGTGGCGTAACTTATGGCGCAAACAGAACTTGGCAATTGGATTCGCTGGCGGCTTATCCTACAAGCGCAACATTCGTTTAGAGCGAAACAAACTCGAAGCATTTCTCTTACAACATGGGGGTAATATGGAGGCTTTCAAAGACCGTAATATTAATGATCTCAACAACCAAAAACTATACGAGTGCGAAAGTTAAAACTCGCAAACATCGTGCAAAAAAAGGAATGCCGATGGACAGCAACCACATAGACACAAAAGCTTCAGCTCTTATTGAAAATAATATCGACCGATTGCGTAGATCGGGCACCTCTGATGCCATGAACTTGGATTTGGTATCAGCATTTGCAGGTGACCGCGTCATGACTAACAGCGAAATGACTAAAATTAAAAAGCAAATCGAGACACGAGGTGGCGTCTTTTTTTCGGACTTGTTCTATGTAATTTCCCACCAATATTTTGCTCCTGAAGTTGCAGAGACCTTGTGGGGCCAAATTCTTAAGCATAAACATTTGATGTCAGAAAAGATTGGCCGAAATGTGCGTATCACTGTTGCTACCTTGGATTACCTTTCAAATGTTAAGGTAGAGATAACTTCTCCAACCGTGATTTCAGAGGCCTATGCGCTCGAGATTGCCACCCTCACTATGCGTGATAGGATGACAGGTCTTTACAACCATTCGAGCTGTTATGAACTATTAGACCTAGAATTTAAAAATCACCAACGCTATGGGGCTGGTCTATCGTTGATTATGCTAGATGTCGACGACTTCAAATTGGTTAACGATACGCATGGTCACCAAGAAGGAGATCGCATTCTTATCGAGTTGGCCAGAACCATGACAGAACAAGTGCGAGATTCGGATATCTGCTGTCGTTTTGGCGGTGAAGAGTTTGTTACGATTCTTCCATGTACTAGCAATCCCGACGAAGTACTTGAGATTGCCGAGCGAGTCAGAGAGAAGGCTACGACCATAATGTGCAACCAACAACGGATTACTATCAGCCTCGGGGTTGCTGTATGTGATCAAAAGATTAAATCACCGAGAGATCTTATTGAGAGTGCAGATCGCGCTTTATACTGGGCAAAAAAGCACGGTAAGAATCGGGTCAGCCTGACCCCTAGTTATAAGTATGGGACCACAGACTATAAACTCGTTAACTGCCGAAACGCTTGAGGTAGCTAAAGTACCAGCGCTAAGCGAACCTATGGTTTGCATTTTTTCAGCATGAGCTACAGAAATAAAACCCACTAAGAAAGCAATAAAACAAAATGCACTAGTCACAAGTTGTAACGTTTCGCATAGGACCTCATGTACCTATCCCCCAATTTCGATAGCACCAATTAAACCCGGTGTTGCAGTGAATGCAAGTATCAAGTTAATTTAATTAATATGAAGCAAAATTCATCTATGGCAAAAACAATTTCGGATTGGCAAGCTTAGCGGGTAAGTATTCATCAATAACAAAATTTAAACCGTGCTTAGCCAATGCTTGTTGCTCAGCACGCACCCCCATCTTGATTAATGTTTGCAGTGCATTAGCCCATGATTTGTGCTCTGCAAAAAATGGGTCATTCTTTAAAGCGTCTTTGGCGCGTTTGATATCAATTTCAGAAAGTTTATGAGTCGCATCTTGCAACTTCCAATCTATTATATCTTGCGGACATAAACCTAAATAAGTCGCTTTGGGCACTGAAAAGAAACGATTTATATGCGCTGCATTGCCTGAACCTACCTTAAGGGTGCGATAAATATTTGAAATCCCATAAGGATCACAATCAGTAAAAGCATAAGTCGGCAGTTTTAAATCATCAGATAATCGTCGAATAAAACGTCGGCATGCACGTGATGGCACACCATTCATCGACACTAAAATGCAGTTGGCTTTACGCCAATAATTGTGCGACTGCAGACGTTGAAACATACCATGAGTTTCAATGGCCAGTACGAAATCGGCTTTGGTTTTAAGCTCTAAATTCTCGACAAACGATGGTACTGAATATGCGCCCGAGCCAAATTTGGTGCAATCAATTTCAATGCGACGTCCAGTTTCAAGGTCACGGTCAATAACTAATAATTCACCCGCAACAGCACCACCATGCTCTTGTGGTACAAAACGTAACTCTTCACGAGATACGTCAAAGATAGAAAACATAGCCTCGATGTCATCCATGACTCCATCAGACTCTGGCTGCTCATCAAATTTAGCCTCACGCCAGTTTTTCGATTGATAGTATGCATCTCTTTTAGTGGCAAAATCATTTTCTCCGATAAGCTCTTGCGACAACGACATCATTTTTAAAGTTTGCGCAAACGTCTTAACAGTATTTACAGTGAGCGTACGAACTTTTTTAGCTTTGCCTATTTCGAAATATCCACGTTTACGGTCATATTTCACGTTGGACAATGAACGTACTGGCAAAGACATATCAGGTTTTTTGCCTTTGCTGATTGCCTCATAAACTTCTGAGGCGACATCTTTAATCGCCTTCAGCGTTATTTTGTCTTTCTTTATTTGTTCGGGCGAACGAAAGCGAGTGTTGTTTTGTTTTTGCTTAGCCATATCTTTAACCAATCTTACGAGAACGCTCGAGAATTTGGGTTAGTTTGTCAACTGCAACATCACGACGAGATTCTGATAAACCAAGAATATCTTGTAGTGCTTGTCCGATGTGCGGAATATATTTTTCGATATACTTTGCCTTCTTTTCTTGATCGATTATGCGACGACGACGACGAATATGGCGCGATAAACGACGACCACATTCTTGCAAAGCAAACTTTAGCTCGCCGATTATTTCGTCGTAATGCGCCACTGCTTCTTTAGCCTCCGATGTAAATGGCACCCAAACGCTGGCGATATGTACCATGATCAGTAGCGGCCCTGATGGCAAAGCACCACGCGATTGATCTACATCGTAACTCTTCCAGTTAGTACGAACCACTGATTGCGTCATAGCGCAAGCACCTTGCTGATAAAGCAAAGGGACGCGATTAGCAAAACGATATACTGAAGCTAATTCATCGCCCGGTAAATCGCCACCAAAAGCCACTGCCGCTTCAACTTGAAAGGGATTACCACGGTATACTTTTGGTCCCCGAGTAACTGCAGTAATAAAATAAGGTTTATCAAAAATTTTCACAATACCGGCGCGAGCTTTTGTAGCATTAGCGTCTGCTTCTGCATTTTGCTGGTTCGCTTCGCTATTTTTAGTCTTTATTTTAGCTGTTGCAGCGTTTTTATCTTTAAGAGATTTTGCTTTATTCGCCTCTTGGCTATCTAGCTCATCATCTTCTTCACCTTCAGCTGCTAATTGTGATACCTGCTCAGCTAGGGCTGTGGTTACTTTGCTCTCAGCTTCAGCAATATCACTCATGCCAGGTAAAGCATTTTCTTCAGTTGCAAGCGAGCTGCGACGTTTGCTTGTGGCATCTGCTGCTGATAACTGCTGCTGCACCAGTAATGCCTTTAAACCTTCAAGCAATGCCACCTCACCAATCGGCGCTAAACAATTAGTTGGCGGTGCCATAATTTTCGTAGCCGCAATAGAAGTATAAACTGCTTCCATTTGTGCTTGGGTTAAAGATTTAAGCGAAATTTCAGGACGTAAATTGGCGCCACGACAAATCTCAGCCGCCACTGTACTAGATACGCGTGAAAATTCTTGTTGTAAAAAACTCGCTAAAGTGCGTGCCGCACTACCCTGTTTCATACGCAGCAGCAATCCTAATTCTACCCCATGCGGATGTGGTTTTATTTCTTTAGTTTCTGGAGGTAACTCAGGAGTTACGCATGGGTATACGATTGGTGGCTTACCAGGAGGCAAGTATTCTACTCGCGCGTGTGGATTAGCAAAGGCAACTTGTTGCACCCACTCATCAAGTGATCTACGACCACCTTTATAAGTAGCTTCCATTTCAATAGCTACTGAAGTGCCATGATTTTTTTCAAGCCAATGTGGTGAAGTATCTTCGCTTTCATGAAACACTATTGGTTTATTTTGTCGTGCATCAATAGATAAATCACATGCATAAGCCGTACGACCTTTACCTGTTTTAGTAATGACATGAACAGGTTTACCGGTAGTTAACTGCCCATACATACCTGCTGCTGAAATACCAATACCCTGTTGACCTCTTGATTGGCGCAAACGATGAAACTTAGACCCATAAAGAAGTTTGCCAAATACTTTTGAAACCTGCGCTTTAATAATTCCAGGTCCATTATCTTCAACACATATGCGAAAACGACTTGGGCTAACTTCTTCGATCCGTACATGAATTTCAGGCAAAATGCCTGCTTCTTCACAAGCATCAAGAGAATTATCAACCGCCTCTTTTACCGAAGTTAACAAGGCACGTGAAGTGTTATCAAAACCGAGTAGATGCCGGTTTTTAGTAAAAAACTCACTAATAGAAATTTCGCGTTGCATTTCGCCTAAACGTTCGGCATTAACACGTATACGTGATGCTTTAGGTGTTACTTTTTCTGTCGCTTTTTCTGCCGTTTTATTTATTACTTTGTCTGATGTTTTATCTGACGTTTTTACAGTTTTCGCATTTGCTTCTTTATCAGTAAGCTCAGATTTAACTACTTTTGGCTTAGCAACAATCTTGGGCTTTAAAACTGCTTTAATTTTAGCCTTTGGTTTAGGCTTATCTTTTACATGGCTTGATTTTTCTGCAAACGAATCACCAAAACTAAGTTGTTTGGGTTTTTGTTTCTGTTTAGGTTTTGATTGAAGCTTTGTTTTAACTTTAGCTTTGCTTTTAGATGATTGTTGCAAAGCGCGCCCTTTGCTTGTTTTTGCCACTTCACACCTCGAATTAATATTACCAACTACTAGTCGGCACTACCTTGTCAGTCTTACAAAAGTCAACCGAACCAAATTACGCGAGTTAGTCAGTGAATAAAAAGTTTTGTGCTTTTATAGCTCCCGTACAAACACGGTACGAACAACCATAATAATTTACCATGACTTTTTAAACTGTTACGCAGTTTTTATCTCATTGCTTGCAGTAATGATGACTGTTCTAATGCAACCGCAGCGGTATCTGCAATCGCCGAAAGCAATTGTTTTGATTTATCATCAAGTGAAACACGTAAAACAAACCACAACGCCCCAATGTTTCCCTCGATACCTTTTAGCGGTACCCAAAGAGTATCAACTAATGTTGATTTTGAAGCATTATCACTGTGACGCGTTATATCCTCATAACTTGGCAGCGGACCTCCGCCTGGTGGTACTCCTACAACGTGCCATGGTTCAAAAGAAACGCTACTGACCCCACGCACAAAAATTGCAGCTGCGCTAGCACCAATAGCATCAGCGAGTTCTCTAATTAGCCAGCAACTTAAATCGCGAGCGTCACGTGGTTTTAAAAGCCCAAAAGCGACATTGCCTAAACGTGAGCGTCGATGCAGTGGATCTTGTAGCTGATGATCGAGATAAGTACGTAGTTTTGCAACACCGGCAAAAAAATCGTCGATGAGTGATACTTCATTTCCCTCAACTGTCTTGACGCTGTCATCCACCACTCATATATACCCTTAAACCCACCATGCGTGCGAGCTAAAAACTCACAAGTACGTGTGGAATTGCTACAATTAGAGTCGTTAATGGGCCAAAATTCTCGCGCACAACAACGCAAAGGACGTCAATCTAAGCTTATATTTATCACTGGTGGCGTAGTATCGTCATTGGGTAAAGGTCTCGCCGCTGCTTCGATAGGCGCTTTACTTGAAAATCGTGGTTTAAAAATCGCGATGCTCAAGTTAGATCCCTATATCAATGTTGATCCAGGCACCATGAGTCCTTTTCAACATGGTGAGGTGTTTGTAACTGATGATGGTGCTGAAACCGATTTAGATTTAGGCCACTATGAGCGTTTTACTACTACCCAAACTTCTCAACGCAATAATTTCACTACTGGCCGTATCTACCAGAAAGTTATCGAAAAAGAGCGACGCGGCGATTATCTTGGTGCAACCGTTCAGGTTATTCCGCATATCACTGATGAAATAAAAGGTTCGGTTTTAGCTGCTGCTGAAGATAATGATGTATGTATTGTTGAAATTGGTGGTACTGTTGGTGATATCGAGTCTTTACCTTTTCTCGAAGCTATTCGCCAAATTCCCTATGATGTCGGCCGTCAAAATGTTGCATTTATTCATTTAACTCTGGTTCCGTTTATTAAAACTGCAGGCGAAGTAAAAACAAAACCTACTCAGCATAGTGTCAAAGAGCTGCGTGAAATTGGTATCACCCCTGATATTCTTCTCTGCCGCTGCTCTCAACCTTTAGAGAAATCGGTAAAACATAAAATCGCTCTTTTTGGTTCGGTAGCAGTTGACTCTGTATTTTCATGTGTCGATGTAAATACTATTTATCGCCTTCCCCTTGAACTAAGTCGCGAAGGTCTTGATGAAAAGCTAGCTGAAGTTTTAAACATCTGGTCGCGTGCTCCGCAATTAGAGAGATGGCAACGCATTGTAGAGAAAATTGAAAAACCCAAACCTGAGGTACATATTGCAATTGTTGGTAAATATGTACACTTGGTTGACTCTTATAAAAGTCTGCATGAAGCTTTAATTCATGGTGGCTTAGCAAATAATGTTTCAGTTCGGCTTGAATATGTTGATTCAGAAACGATTCAACAAGACTCCGTATTATTAGAACATGCGTTATTAGCCGATGGTATCCTCGTACCTGGTGGTTTCGGTGAACGTGGTACTGAAGGCAAAATTACCGTGATACAAAAAGCACGCGAGCTTAAAGTGCCGTTCTTTGGCATCTGTTTTGGTATGCACCTTGCCGTAATTGAATATGCTCGTCATATGGCTGCTATTACCGATGCGACCTCGCAAGAATTTCAACCTGAAAATGAAAATGCGGTAATCGCAATTATGGAGACACAAAAAACCGTAGCTGCTAAAGGTGGCAGTATGCGCTTAGGTGCATACCCTTGCACATTAGCTGAAAAATCGCTGGCTCGCCGAACCTATGGTGTATCAGAAATCAACGAAAGACATCGTCATCGTTTTGAAGTTAACAACTCCTATCGTGAAACTCTTGCAAAGCAGGGCTTAGTCTTTTCTGGCACATCACCTAATGGCGATTTAGTTGAAATAATAGAATTGCCAGAACATCCTTGGTTTTTAGGTTGCCAGTTTCACCCCGAATTTAAAAGCAAACCATTTGCCGCGCATCCGTTATTCACTGGATTTATTGGTGCTGCATTTGAACGTAGCAAAAACAAAAAGTAAAGGTTTAAAAAGTCAACCATGCACCCGCATGTTGCAAACCTCTTTAATAAAAAACAGCTTGCTATAATAGCAGGCCCATGCGTCGCTGAATCAACTGAGTTGTGCCTATCTTTAGCCGATGATCTTAAAAAACTTACCACCCAAAAGGGTGTAAGTTACATTTTTAAAGCTTCTTTTGATAAAGCCAATCGCACTTCGCTTAGCTCATTTCGCGGCCCTGGTATTGATGAAGGATTGTACATACTTCAACGCGTAAAAACTGAAATCGGTGTACCTGTACTTACCGATATTCACACTCCCGAACAGGCCGCAATTGTTGCTGCAATAGTAGATATTTTGCAAATACCTGCTTTTCTTTGTAGGCAAACTGATTTAATCACTGCAGCGGCTACTACTGGTTTACCGGTTAACATTAAAAAAGGTCAATTTTTAGCCCCCGAAGATATGCGCTATGTGGCTAATAAACATTACGAAAGTGGTGGCGGCCCCCTAGCCATCACTGAACGTGGCGTAAGTTTTGGTTATCATGAATTAATCGTAGATATGCGCTCTTTAGTAACCATGCGGGCAAAAACTAATGCTGCAATTATTTTTGATGCTACCCATTCGGTGCAACGACCTAGTGCTGGCAATGGTGTAAGTGCAGGCGACCGTCATTTGGCTAGTGTGCTGGCTCGTGCTGCTGCTGCCGTTGGTGTTGATGGTATATTTGCCGAAGTTCATCCAAAGCCTGATCAAGCACTATCTGATGGTCCCAATTCTTTATCCCTTTCATTATTTAATCAATTATTAGAAGAAGTAGTTGCTATTGACGCAGTCTGTCGTAAACTTGAAATTGTTTAGCGATCTTGACAGTAGACGTCAAAAGGACCAAGTCGAATAAATCATGAATCGTGCATCTTTATCACTTGGATTGCTATTGTTCACCATTTCCTGTGGCCCCAAGGTACCAACACCAATTCTTAAAAGATCTGACGGCACTACAGTGCAGAATGTGCCTAAACCTAATCAAGATGATGAAAATCTTGCGGCTGCCCTTGCTAATGATGCAAAAATTCAAACCCAAAAAGGCCATACTGAAGCTGCTGCCGCTAAAGAACAACAAATTATCGAAAGCTATCCAGCAACTTTAGCTGCCGCTCAATTATATTTACAGCGAGCTGTGGCTTTTGAAAAAAGTGGTGAGCTAAATGCTGCGATTAGCAATTATGAAAAGCTGCTATTCTTTAGACCATCATTTGCCGACGCCAATGCTATACGTGAAAGTTATGCAAATTTATTAATTAGCGCTGGTCGTTACAACGACGCTGCTAATATGTTGCTAGCTCTTTATGATCAGGGTAATAATAATGATAAACTACGTATTGCATTACCTTTAACAGATGCTCTTGTGGGTGCACATCGAAGTGGTGATGCCTTAATTGTTTTAGCGCAAGTTCAAAGTCTTAAAGAGGCTCAAACAAAAGCTTTAGAAATAATTAATACATCATTACCCTTAAAAGACGCTGTTTTTGTTTGGGATAGACTAAACGGCAGTTTACACTGGAGTGCAATTGAACCAGCACTCGCTTATAAACTTGCAAAAATATACTATCACGTGCGCGACTTTAAACGTTCTGAGTCGATGCTTAAACTTGTAGCAACACGCTACCCATCATCACAATTTGCAGCGCCAGCACGTGAATTTGCGGCGAGATTGCAATCACGCTTTGTCGTACATCCACAAACTATTGGCATTATTTTGCCTTTATCGGGCAAATTCGAACAATATGGTCAACGCTCTTTAGCTGCCATTAAAGTTGGTTTAGGCAAAGACTCTTCTGTGCAACTAGTAATTAAAGACACTAAAGGTGAAGCTCAAATAGCAGCACAGGCCGTTGAAGATTTAGTATTGGCTGATCATGTCATTGCCATTATTGGGCCGTTATTTGCTAACGAAGCTTTAGCAGCAGCGCAGAAAGCTGAAGAATTATCAGTACCACTTATTACTTTGTCATTTCGTGATGGCCTGCCACAAATAGGCCCTTACATTTTTTGCACTGCCCTCACCATTGAAACCCAGGCAAAAGAGCTTGCTAGAGTTGCCTTTGAAGAGATGGGCTTTTCGCGTTTTGCAATTCTATTTCCGCGCAATAGTTACGGACGTGAATTCATACGGTTATTTTGGGACGAAGTTGATAAACGTAAAGGCGAAATTCGCGCAGTTGAAACATATGATAATGATCAAACTACTTTCACTGAACCTGCTAAACGCCTTGTTGGTCGTTGGAATGTCAGCGCTCGTGCAGATTTTCGTGAAGCACTTGCAGCTTTGCGCGCTAAAAAACTTCCGGCGCATCGTATGCACTCAGCTATTGAAAATTTACAAAAACGGCTCACTCCCATAATTGATTTTGACGCAATTATCATTCCTGATTCTGGGCGTAAAATCAGCTTAATCGCCCCAGCATTGGCGGTTGAAGATGTAGTAACGACTCGTGATCCTAAAGAATTAGAAAAAATTAAAAAGGCAACCGGCAATCCTAAAGTTAGTCCTGTTACTCTTTTAGGTGGTAGCACCTGGAATCATCAACAGACTGTTGCTGGCTGTGAGCGTTATTGCGAAGGTGCAGTTTTTGTTGATGGTTTTTTTGCAGATAGCACCAAACCCAAAGTACGTAATTTTGTCGCTGAATTTCAAGAGGCCAGTGGCGCTGCACCGCAACTTTCTGATGCTCAAGCGTTCGATACCTTTAATTTACTACATAAAATTATAATTGAAGCCAAACCAACGGATCGCATTGAACTTCGTGATGCTTTAACTCGTATGGTTAATTATGAAGGTATCACGGGTTCACTACGTTTTAATGCTGATGGTGAGGTTAATAAAAAGCTATTTGTCTTAACCATCTCTGATGGTCTTATTCGTCAATGGGAAAAGGCACCACTGCCTCCGCAGGGTTAAGGAACTAGTATGGCAATGCCTGAAGGTGAGATAGTTTTTAATAATTCACCAACTCCTTCAATGCCTAATGTAACTAATCAGCCTAAAAGACCATGGGCGCTACATATAACTTTATTCGTACTTACTTTTTTATCAGCAATGTGGTTTCAATCTATTGATTGGGCAATCGCCACTTCTTTTAAAGATGCCATTACTAGCCCTTTCTATCATCCTGAAAAACTAACAGAAGGACTTACTTTCGCAGTAGCTCTTTTAGCTATTTTACTTGCTCATGAAATGGGACACTTTTTCGTTGCTCGTTATTACCGGGTTAATC
This region includes:
- a CDS encoding DNA topoisomerase VI subunit B, whose protein sequence is MAKTSKGRALQQSSKSKAKVKTKLQSKPKQKQKPKQLSFGDSFAEKSSHVKDKPKPKAKIKAVLKPKIVAKPKVVKSELTDKEANAKTVKTSDKTSDKVINKTAEKATEKVTPKASRIRVNAERLGEMQREISISEFFTKNRHLLGFDNTSRALLTSVKEAVDNSLDACEEAGILPEIHVRIEEVSPSRFRICVEDNGPGIIKAQVSKVFGKLLYGSKFHRLRQSRGQQGIGISAAGMYGQLTTGKPVHVITKTGKGRTAYACDLSIDARQNKPIVFHESEDTSPHWLEKNHGTSVAIEMEATYKGGRRSLDEWVQQVAFANPHARVEYLPPGKPPIVYPCVTPELPPETKEIKPHPHGVELGLLLRMKQGSAARTLASFLQQEFSRVSSTVAAEICRGANLRPEISLKSLTQAQMEAVYTSIAATKIMAPPTNCLAPIGEVALLEGLKALLVQQQLSAADATSKRRSSLATEENALPGMSDIAEAESKVTTALAEQVSQLAAEGEEDDELDSQEANKAKSLKDKNAATAKIKTKNSEANQQNAEADANATKARAGIVKIFDKPYFITAVTRGPKVYRGNPFQVEAAVAFGGDLPGDELASVYRFANRVPLLYQQGACAMTQSVVRTNWKSYDVDQSRGALPSGPLLIMVHIASVWVPFTSEAKEAVAHYDEIIGELKFALQECGRRLSRHIRRRRRIIDQEKKAKYIEKYIPHIGQALQDILGLSESRRDVAVDKLTQILERSRKIG
- a CDS encoding ABC transporter substrate-binding protein translates to MNRASLSLGLLLFTISCGPKVPTPILKRSDGTTVQNVPKPNQDDENLAAALANDAKIQTQKGHTEAAAAKEQQIIESYPATLAAAQLYLQRAVAFEKSGELNAAISNYEKLLFFRPSFADANAIRESYANLLISAGRYNDAANMLLALYDQGNNNDKLRIALPLTDALVGAHRSGDALIVLAQVQSLKEAQTKALEIINTSLPLKDAVFVWDRLNGSLHWSAIEPALAYKLAKIYYHVRDFKRSESMLKLVATRYPSSQFAAPAREFAARLQSRFVVHPQTIGIILPLSGKFEQYGQRSLAAIKVGLGKDSSVQLVIKDTKGEAQIAAQAVEDLVLADHVIAIIGPLFANEALAAAQKAEELSVPLITLSFRDGLPQIGPYIFCTALTIETQAKELARVAFEEMGFSRFAILFPRNSYGREFIRLFWDEVDKRKGEIRAVETYDNDQTTFTEPAKRLVGRWNVSARADFREALAALRAKKLPAHRMHSAIENLQKRLTPIIDFDAIIIPDSGRKISLIAPALAVEDVVTTRDPKELEKIKKATGNPKVSPVTLLGGSTWNHQQTVAGCERYCEGAVFVDGFFADSTKPKVRNFVAEFQEASGAAPQLSDAQAFDTFNLLHKIIIEAKPTDRIELRDALTRMVNYEGITGSLRFNADGEVNKKLFVLTISDGLIRQWEKAPLPPQG
- a CDS encoding CTP synthase, with translation MGQNSRAQQRKGRQSKLIFITGGVVSSLGKGLAAASIGALLENRGLKIAMLKLDPYINVDPGTMSPFQHGEVFVTDDGAETDLDLGHYERFTTTQTSQRNNFTTGRIYQKVIEKERRGDYLGATVQVIPHITDEIKGSVLAAAEDNDVCIVEIGGTVGDIESLPFLEAIRQIPYDVGRQNVAFIHLTLVPFIKTAGEVKTKPTQHSVKELREIGITPDILLCRCSQPLEKSVKHKIALFGSVAVDSVFSCVDVNTIYRLPLELSREGLDEKLAEVLNIWSRAPQLERWQRIVEKIEKPKPEVHIAIVGKYVHLVDSYKSLHEALIHGGLANNVSVRLEYVDSETIQQDSVLLEHALLADGILVPGGFGERGTEGKITVIQKARELKVPFFGICFGMHLAVIEYARHMAAITDATSQEFQPENENAVIAIMETQKTVAAKGGSMRLGAYPCTLAEKSLARRTYGVSEINERHRHRFEVNNSYRETLAKQGLVFSGTSPNGDLVEIIELPEHPWFLGCQFHPEFKSKPFAAHPLFTGFIGAAFERSKNKK
- the kdsA gene encoding 3-deoxy-8-phosphooctulonate synthase, coding for MHPHVANLFNKKQLAIIAGPCVAESTELCLSLADDLKKLTTQKGVSYIFKASFDKANRTSLSSFRGPGIDEGLYILQRVKTEIGVPVLTDIHTPEQAAIVAAIVDILQIPAFLCRQTDLITAAATTGLPVNIKKGQFLAPEDMRYVANKHYESGGGPLAITERGVSFGYHELIVDMRSLVTMRAKTNAAIIFDATHSVQRPSAGNGVSAGDRHLASVLARAAAAVGVDGIFAEVHPKPDQALSDGPNSLSLSLFNQLLEEVVAIDAVCRKLEIV